Proteins encoded within one genomic window of Trichoderma asperellum chromosome 2, complete sequence:
- a CDS encoding uncharacterized protein (CAZy:CBM21~EggNog:ENOG41), with translation MPYTPPSHRSPASSATVSPDVSRRSSITSGPKPSLPRSASYLSKHRRTPSATPSNTEAHATPSPPYGSSDEVKNAGNPPVSASLRKSPPPVTDDRGIPNGAIISPPDSASSDSEDDSRPEIRGRKLGKLRDAVSQIPQPRTPSPPSKESRLSLDDDATPRSMIHTSFSAMTLSELPKRRKGHVRSATDPDASAIMTSAENSQTVSEDSEDDMRPKPPMVRKKSGELVRPALRGYKRPSSMPGTPVFAKAVHFDSHLEHIRHFLQVDRPLAVSAGSSPVENYESDAEYPFPGGEKRGPVSRSPPFDWQLITNNFPHDSLQRREQPVRVERVWLSPDQKSMMGSVVVSNISFHKTVVCRFTLDYWKTTSEVVAEFSHEIRPVVTRISQDRFTFSIKLSDTTNLETKTLYFCVRYNVNGQEYWDSNNNSNFQVDFRKQFKPQNGKNSFQGAGSRSTSSLPRSNRKQNSAAAGRSLQMPASFDDFDKKPKFKFDDHLDYLGESNTPGLRLKTKSTSNLASDNISKGLGLTAPSGLAFANRYDFGASLSAAVQAAKDSASKDRDALYMKRNVRDSPSPMNFGPPLSTPPAAASSQSTAAAAAAAAAAPSPGVGLGLGLSSSSYEELVSKYCFFGSKTSPAAATNGTTKADENESVSPTTVSSAVVPHGPLHHAGPAAHHSLHHHPVDMKLTRPLTADYLAASNSSALDSMSSVLISRDQPSAPKSMPHMRSPSPSFSTSPTDAPFFAQQMIQQRFRWGGEPHTATAIRG, from the exons ATGCCTTACACGCCGCCCTCCCACCGATCCCCCGCCTCCTCAGCGACCGTTTCACCGGATGTGAGCCGACGATCATCAATCACTTCAGGCCCGAAGCCTTCGCTGCCTCGTTCCGCCTCATACCTCAGCAAGCATCGTCGAACGCCGTCTGCCACACCGTCCAACACTGAGGCTCACGCTACGCCGTCTCCCCCCTATGGATCCTCCGACGAAGTCAAGAACGCTGGTAACCCTCCTGTGAGCGCGAGCTTGCGCAAGTCCCCCCCGCCGGTGACTGATGATCGAGGCATCCCAAATggtgccatcatctcccCGCCCGACTCAGCCTCATCCGATAGCGAGGATGACAGCCGTCCGGAAATTCGGGGAAGGAAGCTGGGGAAGCTTAGGGATGCTGTCAGCCAGATCCCTCAACCCCGGACGCCGTCACCCCCAAGCAAAGAATCGAGACTAAGCCTCGATGACGATGCTACTCCTCGGAGCATGATACACACTAGCTTCAGTGCCATGACATTGAGCGAGCTTCCTAAGCGTCGAAAAGGCCATGTTCGATCTGCTACCGATCCCGATGCGTCTGCCATCATGACGTCTGCAGAGAACTCCCAGACTGTCTCGGAGGACTCTGAAGATGACATGCGGCCGAAGCCTCCCATGGTACGCAAGAAGTCTGGCGAGCTGGTCCGACCGGCTCTGCGGGGTTACAAGCGGCCCTCGAGCATGCCTGGTACCCCCGTGTTTGCCAAGGCCGTCCATTTTGACTCCCATCTGGAGCACATCCGCCACTTCCTTCAGGTTGATCGACCTCTTGCCGTCAGTGCAGGCTCGTCGCCAGTGGAGAACTATGAAAGCGATGCTGAGTATCCCTTCCCTGGGGGTGAGAAAAGGGGCCCTGTTTCTCGATCGCCGCCATTTGACTGGCAGCTGATCACAAACAACTTCCCCCATGACTCCCTCCAGAGACGAGAGCAGCCTGTTCGTGTAGAGAGAGTTTGGCTCTCTCCGGATCAAAAGTCGATGATGGGCTCTGTTGTTGTCTCCAACATCTCCTTCCACAAGACTGTTGTCTGCCGGTTTACATTGGACTACTGGAAGACGACGTCGGAAGTTGTTGCTGAGTTCAGCCACGAGATCCGCCCCGTCGTTACTCGTATCAGCCAAGATCGCTTCACCTTTTCCATCAAGCTGTCGGACACCACTAACCTGGAGACAAAGACATTGTACTTTTGCGTTCGCTACAACGTCAATGGCCAGGAGTATTGggacagcaacaacaactccAACTTCCAGGTTGACTTTCGAAAGCAGTTCAAGCCACAGAATGGTAAGAACTCCTTCCAAGGTGCTGGATCGCGGTCGACTAGCAGTCTGCCGCGAAGCAACCGGAAGCAGAACTCTGCGGCCGCCGGCCGGTCTCTGCAGATGCCTGCTTCGTTTGATGATTTTGATAAGAAACCAAAGTTTAAGTTTGATGACCATCTCGACTACTTGGGCGAGTCCAACACTCCCGGCCTCCGCCTCAAGACCAAGTCAACTAGCAACTTGGCTAGTGATAACATTTCCAAGGGCTTGGGCCTGACCGCTCCCAGTGGACTGGCCTTTGCCAACCGTTATGATTTTGGTGCCTCACTGAGTGCTGCCGTCCAGGCTGCCAAGGATTCTGCGAGCAAGGACAGGGACGCTTTGTATATGAAGAGGAATGTCCGCGATAGCCCGAGCCCCATGAACTTTGGCCCTCCCTTGAGCACACCGCCTGCTGCGGCGTCCAGCCAgtccactgctgctgctgctgccgctgccgccgccgccccttcGCCCGgtgttggccttggcctcggccttTCTAGCTCCTCATATGAGGAGCTCGTCAGTAAATACTGCTTT TTTGGTTCGAAGACATCCCCCGCGGCTGCGACTAATGGCACGACCAAGGCCGATGAGAACGAGAGCGTTAGCCCGACAACGGTGTCTTCTGCAGTAGTTCCTCACGGCCCTCTTCACCATGCCGGCCCTGCGGCTCATCACagccttcatcatcacccCGTTGATATGAAACTTACTAGGCCGTTGACCGCCGACTATCTCGCGGCATCGAACTCGTCTGCCCTCGACTCCATGTCCTCTGTCCTCATCAGCAGGGACCAGCCGTCGGCTCCCAAGTCGATGCCTCATATGagatcgccatcgccatcctttTCCACGTCGCCAACTGATGCTCCCTTTTTTGCCCAGCAGATGATTCAACAGCGATTTCGCTGGGGCGGAGAGCCTCATACCGCAACCGCCATCCGAGGCTAG